One part of the Chryseobacterium mulctrae genome encodes these proteins:
- a CDS encoding helix-turn-helix domain-containing protein: MSKRVNNEPVRAIAERMFIEDGLTAKAIADAVGVTEQTIGRWRKGIQGDISWDDKRKQYLSAPNNIKKVLMSELSDLAEGKQSKLDVKAITEVRKAMELLSDSISAHVVMAVLKEFDSWMASQDPDIAISFLEWHKLFLLHKVQQEQ, from the coding sequence ATGTCAAAAAGAGTAAACAATGAGCCTGTAAGAGCTATTGCCGAAAGGATGTTTATCGAAGACGGACTCACGGCAAAAGCAATCGCTGATGCAGTTGGTGTGACAGAACAAACTATCGGTAGGTGGCGAAAAGGGATTCAGGGCGATATCTCCTGGGACGATAAAAGGAAGCAATATTTATCTGCGCCAAACAATATTAAAAAAGTTTTAATGTCAGAACTCAGTGATCTTGCTGAGGGTAAACAATCGAAGCTTGATGTTAAGGCTATCACAGAAGTAAGAAAAGCTATGGAATTACTATCCGATTCCATTTCGGCTCATGTGGTAATGGCAGTTCTTAAAGAGTTTGATTCCTGGATGGCATCGCAAGACCCGGATATCGCAATAAGTTTCCTTGAATGGCATAAGCTGTTTTTACTGCACAAAGTACAACAGGAACAATGA
- the terL gene encoding phage terminase large subunit, which yields MSNFKLTKAFEKMLLEYDEHCKGIHRTTGSGLDPNQSPTDRRKERLEWEKDYIIWFEKMFPHYAKVKCAWYHRKLANLIINNEVCDVLAEIYRSGAKSVHIDLGIPMYLYVTGQLKFMLLFGQTDKKAKKLISDIQAEFANNQTFIHYYGKKFKFGDWSEGDFTTTDGAKFMTSTPGQSPRGLREGNARPDYIVFDDVDTRQRVNNDDLSKKLFDFAWEDAKGTFDEGSRYRRFVVANNNFHKNCLINLLKEEFKLINARLKEAGIKSKFFVLTVAAVKDLTTFEPNWPEKTTAAYWQEKYLSTPYRSFMREYMHVHIIEGTIFKNEQIQYKARLQFRSYEALMFYGDLSYKEAGDFKAMIFAGKIGREFHVLKAYVRQTTRYNVAKWLYEFVKDQNLLKLNIQYLIEGLFAQDEFVNDFDTVGDEEGWYIPVVADKKNKEGKFDRIESMSGYFERGNVWFNEAEKGSTDFHETINQLLAFAKGSGAHDDAPDALQSAISKLNVAALTNKTPLKTTSRKDVIKKQKNRF from the coding sequence ATGAGTAATTTTAAACTAACCAAAGCCTTTGAAAAAATGCTCCTCGAATATGATGAGCATTGTAAAGGCATTCACAGAACTACTGGTTCCGGACTTGATCCAAATCAATCACCTACAGACAGAAGAAAGGAACGCTTGGAATGGGAGAAAGATTATATCATTTGGTTTGAGAAAATGTTCCCACATTATGCAAAAGTAAAATGCGCCTGGTATCACAGAAAACTTGCAAACCTTATTATTAATAATGAAGTCTGCGATGTACTTGCCGAAATTTACCGTTCCGGAGCTAAATCCGTTCATATTGATTTAGGTATTCCAATGTATTTGTATGTGACAGGGCAATTAAAATTCATGCTTTTGTTCGGTCAAACAGACAAAAAAGCAAAGAAATTAATTTCCGATATCCAGGCTGAATTTGCAAACAATCAAACTTTCATTCACTATTACGGTAAGAAATTTAAATTCGGCGATTGGTCTGAAGGAGATTTTACAACAACTGACGGCGCAAAGTTTATGACCTCTACTCCTGGGCAATCACCCAGAGGTTTGAGGGAAGGTAACGCCCGTCCTGACTATATCGTTTTTGATGATGTTGATACCAGACAAAGAGTAAATAACGATGATCTTTCTAAAAAGCTTTTTGATTTCGCCTGGGAAGATGCAAAAGGAACATTTGATGAAGGTTCAAGATACCGACGTTTTGTGGTTGCTAATAACAATTTCCACAAAAACTGTCTAATCAATCTCCTGAAAGAAGAATTTAAGCTGATTAATGCAAGGCTGAAAGAAGCAGGAATAAAATCAAAGTTTTTTGTTCTAACGGTTGCAGCTGTAAAAGACCTGACAACCTTTGAGCCAAACTGGCCGGAAAAAACAACAGCTGCTTATTGGCAGGAAAAATACCTTTCCACTCCGTACAGAAGTTTCATGCGTGAGTATATGCACGTTCACATTATTGAAGGTACAATTTTCAAAAACGAGCAGATTCAATACAAAGCACGATTACAGTTTCGATCTTATGAAGCTTTAATGTTCTACGGAGATTTATCATACAAAGAAGCCGGAGACTTTAAGGCAATGATTTTCGCCGGAAAGATAGGCAGGGAATTTCACGTACTAAAAGCCTATGTCCGTCAAACTACAAGATACAATGTTGCAAAATGGCTATACGAATTTGTAAAAGATCAGAACCTTTTAAAACTTAACATACAATATCTCATAGAAGGGCTTTTTGCTCAGGATGAATTTGTAAATGATTTCGATACGGTTGGAGACGAGGAAGGCTGGTACATTCCGGTTGTTGCTGACAAAAAAAATAAAGAAGGAAAATTCGACCGTATCGAAAGCATGTCCGGATATTTTGAAAGAGGCAATGTCTGGTTTAATGAAGCTGAAAAAGGCTCAACTGATTTTCACGAAACAATAAATCAATTATTAGCATTTGCCAAAGGTTCGGGCGCACATGACGATGCTCCCGATGCTCTGCAAAGTGCGATAAGCAAATTAAATGTTGCAGCTCTCACAAACAAAACACCTCTCAAAACAACCAGTCGAAAAGACGTAATAAAAAAACAAAAAAACAGATTCTAA
- a CDS encoding head maturation protease, ClpP-related — protein sequence MIFGIKDNVLTMYGTIWEYDGQDFVYYLSRLESQYSEITIRLHTYGGSVFAGNLMCNALERSSADITIIIDGLAASMGAIFILSSKKVKIVNNGYVMIHAPHSGSYGNAQDHESNAKLLRLMEENFVDKLMLRTGKTEAEVKTWISKDTWLSAKEALALGLVSEILPASVETVYPAFDPEDVGETEVYNMYASLLTSIPTAAVSAFNNYENPNKNFNDNMKQLLITALALTGLDANSSDSAVLAAVQEKITGAEKKATDAEAKLKTVEENRIDSLIEAAASGAKKEFTPEEKSTYKTIGATSGVEALEMVLKNVAKPIAPGIGAMIQTGTPGASVTGRESWTFDQWQKEDPKGLEALASADKEKFNTLFNAKYKK from the coding sequence ATGATATTTGGAATCAAAGACAATGTTTTAACGATGTACGGAACCATCTGGGAATATGATGGTCAGGACTTTGTGTATTATCTATCAAGATTAGAAAGTCAATACTCTGAAATTACGATCAGATTACACACGTACGGCGGTTCTGTCTTTGCCGGAAATCTTATGTGTAATGCTTTGGAACGCTCATCAGCAGACATTACTATTATTATAGATGGGTTAGCCGCTTCTATGGGTGCGATTTTCATACTATCCTCCAAGAAAGTAAAAATTGTAAATAACGGATACGTGATGATTCACGCACCCCATAGTGGCTCCTATGGTAACGCTCAAGACCATGAATCAAATGCAAAGCTTCTTCGATTAATGGAAGAAAACTTTGTTGATAAATTGATGCTTAGGACTGGAAAAACTGAAGCTGAAGTAAAAACATGGATCAGTAAAGATACCTGGTTAAGTGCAAAAGAAGCTTTGGCTCTTGGTTTAGTATCTGAAATACTTCCGGCATCAGTTGAAACCGTTTATCCTGCTTTCGATCCTGAAGATGTTGGAGAAACTGAAGTTTATAATATGTATGCAAGCTTACTTACATCGATTCCTACAGCAGCGGTAAGCGCCTTTAATAATTACGAAAACCCTAACAAAAATTTTAACGACAATATGAAACAGTTACTTATTACTGCATTGGCTCTTACTGGGCTCGATGCTAACAGTTCTGACAGCGCAGTTTTGGCAGCTGTTCAGGAAAAAATTACAGGCGCAGAAAAGAAGGCGACTGATGCTGAGGCAAAACTTAAAACCGTTGAAGAAAACCGTATTGATTCTTTGATTGAAGCCGCTGCTTCAGGTGCGAAAAAAGAATTTACTCCGGAAGAAAAATCAACGTACAAAACCATTGGAGCAACTTCAGGAGTTGAAGCTTTGGAAATGGTTTTGAAAAATGTTGCAAAACCTATTGCTCCGGGAATTGGTGCGATGATTCAAACTGGTACACCAGGAGCGTCTGTTACAGGTCGTGAGTCTTGGACTTTTGACCAATGGCAAAAGGAAGATCCTAAAGGATTGGAAGCTTTGGCTTCAGCCGACAAAGAGAAATTTAACACATTGTTTAACGCTAAATACAAGAAATAA
- a CDS encoding DUF3164 family protein, whose translation MTTIDIKALSPEQIKELLSQASPEDLKNTLQEKENQKDQDRKAYKELVNTAVPSLVGILLGLSQDLSIIKVTIFEGLRTLLDLKQDAYQVKQGQQSHSFTDDQGNGISYGFRVIDGWDDTVNAGIDKIKEVVESMAKDENSAKLVSVINKLLKKDAKGNLKSSRVLELRQLAVELNDEKFSDAVKIIQDAYKPIRSAFFIEAYTTDPQGKKVYIPLSITSVDFPEGTVIEDLFPLESEENKEAE comes from the coding sequence ATGACAACAATTGATATCAAAGCATTAAGCCCTGAGCAAATAAAAGAATTATTAAGCCAGGCATCTCCGGAAGATTTAAAAAACACGCTTCAGGAAAAAGAAAATCAAAAAGACCAGGACAGAAAAGCATACAAAGAATTGGTTAATACAGCAGTTCCAAGCTTAGTGGGAATCCTTTTAGGTTTATCTCAGGACTTATCGATTATTAAGGTCACCATTTTTGAAGGGCTGAGGACACTTTTAGACTTAAAACAAGACGCTTATCAAGTAAAACAGGGGCAACAGTCTCATTCTTTTACTGACGATCAAGGAAACGGTATCTCATATGGTTTTAGAGTAATCGATGGATGGGACGATACAGTTAATGCCGGAATCGACAAAATCAAAGAAGTTGTTGAAAGTATGGCTAAGGACGAAAATTCCGCAAAATTGGTCTCTGTTATCAATAAACTTTTGAAAAAAGATGCCAAAGGAAACTTGAAATCATCAAGAGTTTTGGAATTGAGACAGCTTGCAGTGGAATTAAACGATGAAAAATTCAGTGATGCAGTTAAGATCATCCAGGATGCTTACAAGCCTATCAGATCAGCGTTTTTCATTGAAGCTTACACTACTGATCCACAAGGTAAGAAAGTTTATATACCACTTTCTATTACTTCAGTCGACTTTCCTGAAGGAACTGTCATTGAAGATTTATTTCCGCTTGAAAGTGAAGAAAATAAAGAAGCTGAGTAA
- a CDS encoding phage virion morphogenesis protein has protein sequence MADNSTVEFRGDFLDRLRQVNKAEFLNRSMSKVAILAVNFSKERFVQKNWLSNKREPWKARKRPARGSILVKSGRLKRSIRKLAQGNYYVYIGTDVPYAPIHNDGGTINKSVTVRGHTRKKETRRTRDTRGRYERRGAATTHEVRSHRRRMNVTMPKRQFLGDSAILNRRIERFLSSELNNEINRPQNERIL, from the coding sequence ATGGCAGATAACAGCACAGTTGAGTTTAGAGGCGATTTTCTTGATCGCCTCAGACAAGTTAATAAAGCGGAGTTCCTTAATCGGTCGATGTCGAAAGTTGCAATATTAGCGGTTAATTTCTCGAAAGAAAGATTTGTTCAAAAGAATTGGCTCAGCAATAAACGAGAACCCTGGAAGGCAAGAAAAAGACCTGCGAGAGGCTCTATTCTTGTAAAGTCCGGTAGACTAAAGAGGAGCATCAGAAAATTGGCTCAGGGTAATTATTATGTATATATAGGAACCGATGTTCCCTATGCTCCAATCCATAACGATGGCGGAACTATAAACAAATCTGTAACAGTAAGAGGGCATACCAGGAAAAAAGAAACCAGGAGAACAAGAGACACCCGTGGGCGATATGAAAGACGTGGAGCAGCAACCACTCACGAAGTGAGAAGCCACAGAAGGAGAATGAATGTTACGATGCCTAAAAGACAGTTTTTAGGTGATTCAGCAATCCTAAATCGTAGGATTGAAAGATTTTTATCTTCAGAACTTAACAACGAAATAAACAGACCTCAAAATGAAAGAATTTTATAA
- a CDS encoding phage protein Gp36 family protein → MAFITDNDYSLLVRREIKDVLLEDYFDEESEEENNERNTKLSTAEQTAISQVKNYLFGKYDTNKIFSATGDARNSHIVMITMDCALYHLYTGANRKAMPEVRSQRYGDAIEWLKLVATGEGTADLPPKTNDSGESITGIKFSSRFTSESQRW, encoded by the coding sequence ATGGCATTTATCACAGATAATGATTATAGTTTATTAGTTCGTAGAGAAATCAAAGATGTTCTCTTAGAAGACTATTTTGACGAAGAAAGCGAAGAAGAAAACAACGAAAGAAATACAAAGTTAAGTACAGCCGAACAAACGGCTATCAGTCAGGTGAAAAACTATTTATTTGGAAAGTATGACACCAACAAAATTTTTTCTGCAACTGGTGATGCGAGAAACAGCCACATCGTAATGATCACTATGGATTGTGCGCTGTACCATCTTTACACTGGAGCAAACAGAAAAGCAATGCCGGAAGTACGATCTCAAAGATATGGTGATGCCATCGAGTGGCTGAAATTAGTTGCTACCGGAGAAGGAACAGCTGATCTCCCTCCAAAAACAAATGATAGTGGAGAATCTATAACAGGTATAAAATTCAGCTCACGATTTACTTCCGAATCTCAACGTTGGTAA
- a CDS encoding M15 family metallopeptidase → MDKVTQERISKLHPSVRSEVKKIIEQIDKALTGRAKVRISQGLRTFKEQDDLFAIGRTKPGKKVTQAKSGQSIHNYGFAVDIVLIIDGKTASWDTKADWDGDKVADWMECVAIFRANGWEWGGDWETFKDMPHFEKKGFKWRVLATKKRDKENYVIL, encoded by the coding sequence ATGGACAAAGTAACTCAAGAAAGAATCTCAAAATTACACCCAAGTGTAAGATCAGAAGTAAAAAAAATCATTGAACAAATCGACAAAGCTTTAACCGGAAGAGCAAAAGTAAGAATCTCTCAAGGCTTGAGAACCTTTAAGGAACAAGATGATTTATTTGCTATCGGCAGAACGAAGCCAGGAAAGAAAGTAACACAGGCAAAAAGCGGTCAAAGTATCCATAATTACGGTTTTGCAGTTGATATCGTTTTGATTATCGACGGAAAAACAGCAAGTTGGGACACTAAAGCAGATTGGGACGGTGATAAAGTAGCAGACTGGATGGAATGCGTAGCAATATTCAGAGCAAATGGCTGGGAATGGGGCGGCGATTGGGAAACATTCAAAGATATGCCTCACTTTGAAAAGAAGGGCTTTAAATGGCGTGTTTTAGCCACAAAAAAACGAGACAAAGAAAATTATGTAATACTATAA
- a CDS encoding phage portal protein family protein, whose protein sequence is MEILGFNFSLKKNNVSAKTEASKGSGKKNPSIVKIVDAFKDNSRKDIAKWRSSLIAAQNIDDPKFNQYHDLLDDLMTDGHLQSQIQMRKLSTLNTDYRVINRKTSVENEEVGFILQQQWFYEFLDLCLDSILRGATVTEFRSFENEKIDIGLIPRRNVVPTRGKIFPDITKPDFINYLDATLKPWLIQLGKSDSLGILNNIIPNLIWKRNVMQSWAEFCEKFGLPLITATTNTTDAAVIDNVHEMLLSLGEASVGTFPPGTDIKFQEANRTDAFQVYSQFMQANANDISKMIVGSTMLSDQGTNRSQTEVHERSLDNRISQADKRMIQFIINDQLFPLLRLQGYNISEEEIFEFKTAEQEIDLPQLWSITSGLISNGYEVEQDWISKTFNIPLGAKKKISQPNNIAAGYFPENKPIDRYGDFTCTCGKHAKPVDSLKKEIIKILTKKLVRAIFDNKNISGAKGELIGGEAIQMVEGLRDNFKTFNPYTGQDWLVVQMMEYNLFEFAASKTEARYATMMDLLVDKEKGIRGYSEFERLCLEKTADLNTRYLETEYNLSIAVGQNSASFVRFMAEKDTVTNLVQYQTIGDEAVREAHAILNGKIFDLNDPEAMKLTPPNGFGCRCEWLQYIGSGKAISGVRGLELMHSRDPKFKNSQFEINRGDLKQVFTQKQFYGDNKGLNSEIGKMTYDQYGLKKHSEFKGDLKPMQLDKTITGKNAKELFKKEKDTDYMGFSDYMQRKLILPESTFDKFTKEKYLKNDELRHQLFPHVKDILNQPDEVWLNDRKEGKFNSHYIKFYGDKAVIVNVHLNNEMEGLEIKDWYDMKGEDAKERFGIKIK, encoded by the coding sequence ATGGAAATATTAGGATTTAACTTTTCACTCAAAAAAAACAACGTTTCTGCAAAAACGGAAGCTTCGAAAGGTTCAGGTAAGAAAAACCCTTCAATCGTTAAGATTGTAGATGCTTTTAAAGACAACTCAAGAAAAGATATTGCAAAGTGGAGATCTTCTTTAATAGCAGCACAAAATATTGATGACCCAAAATTCAACCAATACCATGACCTCCTTGATGATTTAATGACGGACGGTCACCTTCAGTCACAAATTCAAATGCGTAAGCTTTCAACACTAAACACGGATTATCGTGTGATAAACAGAAAGACCAGTGTCGAAAATGAAGAAGTAGGTTTCATTCTCCAACAGCAATGGTTTTACGAATTCCTGGATCTATGCCTTGATAGTATATTGAGAGGAGCAACAGTGACGGAATTCCGAAGCTTTGAGAATGAAAAAATCGACATTGGATTAATTCCAAGACGTAATGTTGTTCCTACTCGTGGCAAAATCTTTCCTGATATTACAAAGCCGGACTTTATCAATTACCTGGACGCAACTCTGAAACCGTGGCTAATCCAATTAGGGAAAAGTGACAGTTTGGGAATTCTAAACAATATCATTCCAAATCTAATTTGGAAGAGAAATGTCATGCAATCGTGGGCGGAATTTTGCGAAAAGTTTGGTTTACCCCTAATCACCGCAACGACAAATACAACCGATGCTGCAGTAATTGATAACGTGCATGAAATGTTGTTAAGCCTGGGCGAAGCTTCTGTAGGAACATTTCCTCCCGGAACAGACATTAAGTTTCAGGAAGCAAACAGAACAGATGCGTTTCAGGTATATTCTCAGTTTATGCAGGCGAACGCCAACGATATTAGTAAAATGATTGTTGGTTCTACGATGTTAAGTGACCAGGGAACTAACCGTTCTCAAACTGAAGTTCACGAAAGGTCTTTGGATAATAGAATTTCCCAGGCTGACAAAAGAATGATTCAGTTTATAATAAACGATCAACTTTTCCCACTGCTTAGACTTCAAGGTTATAATATTTCTGAAGAAGAGATTTTCGAGTTTAAAACCGCTGAACAGGAAATTGACTTGCCTCAACTTTGGAGCATAACAAGCGGATTAATTAGTAACGGCTACGAAGTTGAACAGGACTGGATCTCGAAAACTTTTAATATCCCTTTGGGAGCAAAAAAAAAAATCAGCCAACCCAATAACATAGCAGCAGGATATTTTCCCGAAAACAAACCAATAGACCGTTATGGTGACTTTACATGCACTTGTGGAAAACACGCTAAACCCGTTGACTCTTTAAAAAAGGAAATTATAAAAATTCTTACTAAGAAATTGGTGAGGGCAATTTTTGATAATAAAAACATCTCCGGTGCAAAAGGTGAGCTTATCGGAGGAGAAGCCATACAAATGGTTGAGGGATTGAGAGACAATTTTAAAACTTTCAATCCTTACACCGGACAGGATTGGTTGGTTGTGCAAATGATGGAATACAACCTGTTTGAATTTGCAGCTTCCAAAACTGAGGCGAGATATGCAACAATGATGGATTTGCTTGTCGACAAAGAAAAAGGCATTAGAGGATATTCAGAATTTGAACGTCTTTGCCTTGAAAAAACAGCAGATTTAAATACACGATACCTTGAAACCGAATATAACCTCAGCATCGCAGTCGGTCAAAACTCAGCTTCTTTCGTTCGTTTTATGGCAGAAAAAGATACGGTAACAAACCTGGTGCAATATCAAACCATTGGTGATGAAGCTGTAAGAGAAGCTCACGCAATTTTAAACGGAAAAATTTTCGACTTAAACGACCCTGAAGCTATGAAGCTTACACCACCGAACGGTTTTGGTTGTCGTTGTGAATGGTTGCAGTATATCGGATCAGGAAAAGCGATATCGGGAGTAAGAGGTTTAGAATTGATGCATTCACGAGACCCAAAATTTAAAAATTCTCAATTTGAAATTAACCGGGGCGATCTGAAACAGGTTTTCACTCAAAAGCAATTCTACGGGGATAACAAAGGTTTAAACAGCGAAATAGGAAAAATGACGTATGATCAGTATGGTTTAAAAAAACACAGTGAATTTAAAGGCGACTTAAAGCCAATGCAGCTTGATAAAACAATCACCGGAAAAAATGCAAAAGAACTTTTCAAAAAAGAGAAAGACACCGACTATATGGGTTTTTCAGATTACATGCAAAGAAAGCTTATTCTTCCGGAGTCAACATTTGACAAATTCACAAAAGAAAAATATCTGAAAAACGATGAATTGAGACATCAACTATTTCCGCATGTGAAAGACATCCTTAATCAACCCGATGAAGTTTGGTTAAATGACCGGAAGGAAGGAAAATTCAATTCTCACTACATCAAATTCTACGGAGACAAAGCAGTGATCGTAAACGTACACCTCAACAACGAAATGGAAGGGTTGGAAATTAAAGATTGGTACGACATGAAAGGTGAAGACGCAAAAGAAAGATTTGGAATAAAAATAAAATAA
- a CDS encoding phage tail tape measure protein, whose protein sequence is MATTKLMMLVDLSAKLFNNGLQRMQSRWSRGVDGMRAKWKTLVDDIPGLNNALDKLKNPAMLFAGMFTAAIGFLGTATKMANDWEVKMAEINVTAGLSKKELRGLSDQLLDVGARNASPLDEVPKAFGRIISAGLDVKTSLDALEPTLRAAKAGFTDIETVAGAGIATMMSSGKDINKVYDVLFETVKEGNAEFKDIAKYLPKVIPLARAIGYELEGTAGAYASLTTKLSAEQSSTALEGIMRTLSNADVAMGKTDKKTGKFISGFRSLGINIFTSSGKIRPLIDIVGELNKQMDGLTDEQKVKKLSKLGFDQSTALGFGTLMQDIEGLKKATLATSDAQGSLDQAYIDSLTPMEQYDIANNKIKAVMIKLGQEALPYVTAALEKVAPLFEWMYKNSDVLIPTFMTLVGVLGLLTAATWLWNLAMAANPTTWIILGIAALIALIVACIIKFDEWGQSVLMMLGPIGWLISGIMLLYKHWDSIKKAFNDGGIIGGIKRINEVLMDFFLKPIEDLLTLMGKLPGALGAFANVAKDEVHKFREKMDLTDTQQEKDAKLRANGLAIMKEYADQYDKSKNQKKPFDPSSLYGTEGGAFTDESAAAEEKKKKKLKDGVNKVAGDAKQVKNIKITIDALHKGDINMKGDAASGMSWQQMEDFFNEMMMRIVRNAETS, encoded by the coding sequence ATGGCAACAACAAAATTAATGATGCTCGTTGATCTCAGCGCAAAGCTGTTTAACAATGGTCTTCAACGAATGCAGAGCAGATGGTCGAGAGGTGTCGATGGAATGCGTGCCAAATGGAAAACTCTGGTTGATGATATCCCAGGATTAAACAATGCATTAGATAAACTTAAAAATCCGGCAATGCTTTTTGCCGGAATGTTTACCGCCGCAATCGGTTTCCTCGGAACCGCCACAAAAATGGCTAACGATTGGGAGGTCAAAATGGCGGAGATCAACGTCACCGCTGGGCTATCCAAAAAAGAACTCCGGGGATTGTCGGATCAGCTGCTCGATGTCGGAGCACGAAATGCAAGTCCACTTGATGAAGTCCCCAAGGCATTCGGTCGAATAATCAGTGCCGGGCTTGATGTAAAAACATCGCTTGATGCTTTGGAACCAACATTGCGAGCTGCTAAAGCAGGTTTTACAGATATTGAAACCGTGGCAGGTGCAGGTATCGCCACAATGATGTCTTCGGGAAAAGACATCAACAAAGTTTATGACGTACTCTTTGAAACGGTTAAGGAAGGTAATGCAGAGTTTAAAGACATTGCTAAATATCTTCCTAAAGTAATTCCATTGGCAAGGGCTATTGGTTATGAACTAGAAGGAACTGCCGGGGCTTATGCTTCATTAACAACAAAATTGAGTGCTGAGCAATCTTCAACTGCTTTAGAAGGAATTATGAGAACCCTGTCAAATGCAGACGTGGCAATGGGAAAAACGGATAAAAAAACTGGAAAATTTATAAGCGGTTTCCGTTCTTTAGGAATTAATATTTTCACATCTTCAGGAAAGATCAGACCGCTAATTGATATCGTTGGTGAACTTAATAAACAAATGGATGGATTGACAGACGAGCAGAAAGTAAAAAAACTGAGTAAATTAGGTTTTGACCAGTCTACAGCTTTAGGTTTCGGAACATTAATGCAGGATATCGAAGGACTTAAAAAAGCAACTTTAGCAACGTCTGACGCTCAGGGTTCTTTAGATCAGGCTTATATTGATTCTTTAACACCAATGGAACAATACGATATCGCAAACAATAAAATTAAAGCGGTTATGATCAAATTAGGTCAGGAAGCATTGCCTTATGTAACTGCAGCTTTAGAAAAAGTTGCACCATTATTTGAATGGATGTACAAAAATTCAGATGTGTTAATACCAACATTCATGACATTGGTTGGTGTTTTAGGACTCTTAACCGCTGCCACATGGTTGTGGAATCTTGCAATGGCTGCCAATCCAACTACATGGATTATTTTGGGTATCGCCGCCTTGATTGCTTTGATTGTTGCTTGCATCATAAAATTTGATGAGTGGGGACAAAGCGTTTTAATGATGTTGGGTCCGATCGGGTGGTTAATCTCAGGGATTATGCTTTTATATAAGCACTGGGACAGCATTAAAAAGGCATTTAATGACGGCGGTATAATTGGAGGAATAAAAAGAATTAATGAGGTTTTAATGGATTTCTTTTTAAAGCCAATTGAAGACCTTCTCACCTTAATGGGTAAATTACCCGGTGCTTTGGGAGCCTTCGCCAATGTTGCAAAGGACGAAGTACATAAGTTCAGAGAAAAGATGGATTTGACGGACACGCAGCAGGAAAAAGATGCTAAGCTTCGTGCCAATGGATTAGCCATTATGAAAGAATATGCAGATCAATACGACAAATCTAAAAATCAGAAAAAACCTTTCGACCCAAGTTCATTATACGGTACTGAAGGCGGAGCGTTTACAGATGAATCCGCAGCTGCTGAAGAAAAGAAGAAAAAGAAGCTTAAAGATGGGGTTAACAAAGTAGCTGGAGATGCAAAACAGGTTAAAAATATTAAAATTACTATTGATGCACTTCATAAAGGTGATATCAATATGAAAGGAGATGCAGCATCCGGCATGTCATGGCAACAGATGGAAGATTTCTTTAATGAAATGATGATGAGAATTGTTAGAAACGCAGAGACTTCATAA